CCACCGTGGCAGACCGACAACTACCGGGGCCGCCCCGACTTCGGCGGTCTGAAGCAGGGCCTGGGCCTGATGTTCGACCTCGGTGACGAGCGCGCCGTGAAGTCGGTGACCATCGAGACCCCGACCCCCGGTTTCGACGTGGAGATCCGCACCTCGCCGAACGCGAGGCCCGCTTTCGCCGGGACCACCCCCGTGGCCGCGGGTCGTGTCGGCCAGAACACCACGACCATCCAGATCGCGTCTCCGCAGGCCAGCCGCTACGTGATGGTGTGGATCACGACGCTGCCGCCCGCTGCGGGTGGCTATCAGGCCGAGGTCGGCCGCGTCACGATGGCGGGCTGACCGGCTCGTTCTCCGGGCTGACCGACTCGTCATCGGTGCCCGATGCCATCGGTTCGGTGGTCGACGCGCCCGTCTTCGGCGTCCACCCGGGCGGGCCGAAGATGTAACCGAGGCGTGCTCGCCAGCTCGACGTCGACTTCACGTCGCGGGCGATCGCCACGTACTCGTGCGTCTCGAGTCGCCAGATGTTGTAAGTGTCCACCGGTTTGGTCAGTCCGTAGCGCGGGCGGCGACCCTCCGGGGTGAAGGATCCGAACATCCGGTCCCAGATGATGAAGACGCCGCCGTAGTTGCGGTCGAGGTACTCGGGATCGCGTCCGTGATGTACACGGTGATGCGACGGGGTGTTGAACACGTACTCGAACGGCGCCCACATCTTGTTGATGTGTTCGGTGTGAATCCAGAACTGGTAGATGAGGTTCAACGAGTACGCGAAGAACACGAGGGCCGGCGGGACCCCGAGCAAGGGGAGCGGCAGCCACATCACGATCGCCGCGCTGATGTTCCACTTCTGGCGCAGCGCGGTGGCAAAGTTGAAGTACTCGCTGGAGTGATGTGCCTGATGGGTCGCCCACACGATGCGCACGCGGTGCGACACCCGGTGCACCCAGTAGTAGATGAAGTCCACCGCCACGAACGCGATGACCCACGAATACCACTGGTTCATCGGCAGGTGCCACGGCGCGACATACGTGAACAGGGCGGTGTAGGCGAGCAGCCCGAGAAGTTTCCAGAAGGCGCTGGTCCCGATCGAGACGACGCCCATCATCACGCTCGCGCGCGCATCCCGGGTCTCGTAGGCGCCGGGGGCCGGAGCACCCTCGTCGTCGTGATCGTGCTCGAGCTTGGCCGCAGCGAACCACTCGATGGCCAGCATCGCGAGGAAGAACGGGATCGCGATCACCGTCGGCTCGCGCATCGGTTCCGGCAAGAACTCCAACACCGTGTACTCCTCTGGACCACCATCTGACACGTCAGCATGTCAGTTTGATTCTGACAATGTATCGTGTCAGAAGTAGTGCTGTAAAGATCCGGATCGGTCGAAATCCGGGTCGTGACCAGAGGAGCAGAGGTTCGTGCCCACGTCCGCCACCGCGGGAACCCCCGCCGCCCGCGCCGGAGGCCGGCGCTATGCGGGAGCGGACCCGACCGAACGCCAGGCTCGCCGCCGCAGCGCCCTGATCAGCGCCGGACTCGACGTCTTCGGCACCGACGGTTACGCGAAGGCCTCGGTCAAGAGCGTCTGCGACCAGGCCGGGCTCACCCAGCGCTA
The sequence above is drawn from the Gordonia rubripertincta genome and encodes:
- a CDS encoding sterol desaturase family protein; translation: MLEFLPEPMREPTVIAIPFFLAMLAIEWFAAAKLEHDHDDEGAPAPGAYETRDARASVMMGVVSIGTSAFWKLLGLLAYTALFTYVAPWHLPMNQWYSWVIAFVAVDFIYYWVHRVSHRVRIVWATHQAHHSSEYFNFATALRQKWNISAAIVMWLPLPLLGVPPALVFFAYSLNLIYQFWIHTEHINKMWAPFEYVFNTPSHHRVHHGRDPEYLDRNYGGVFIIWDRMFGSFTPEGRRPRYGLTKPVDTYNIWRLETHEYVAIARDVKSTSSWRARLGYIFGPPGWTPKTGASTTEPMASGTDDESVSPENEPVSPPS